The following are encoded in a window of Eschrichtius robustus isolate mEscRob2 chromosome 1, mEscRob2.pri, whole genome shotgun sequence genomic DNA:
- the GARIN2 gene encoding Golgi-associated RAB2 interactor protein 2 isoform X1 has translation MKKNNRKSTTRIDEQDDICVPDSKDPGELQNMLDEGEYAPFVSPPILESNFIQVNRRGESIYLHNRANWVTVGICSSSPTLKTPNVMLLAHLTPATQKDSEPLFKSLLTSPSPENLVLTRFLPLQFVTLSVHDAENMCIKVKLVSGRAYYLQLCAPACKQDTLFRQWVELISLLNEEKAKASKVSEVSSLSEITNSTDITGSMDIMDIAAFTAVQTPHLYTCSNPINDIESIDFSEFTDITDVTDVTDIPENEVTEAPDIRIVTEVTEVTDICNVTVDSGVTVVFENDDILRAKREEKEKMENILKPGCLRDTKIKNEFRESSKHVTISNLMLTFEGERCFQTTLTPEEGETNKSKEMSDRPSEIRTTDSKSTALKAEESRSRRTDSDTSGLYSFSIFPLISISFPLITLL, from the exons ATGAAGAAGAATAACAGGAAGTCTACTACGAGGATCGACGAGCAAGATGACATCTGTGTCCCAGACTCCAAGGATCCAGGAGAGCTTCAAAATATGTTGGATGAAGGAGAGTATGCCCCTTTTGTATCTCCTCCGATATTAGAGAGCAATTTTATCCAG GTCAACAGGAGAGGTGAATCCATTTACCTTCATAACCGAGCCAACTGGGTGACTGTAGGCATCTGCTCTTCCAGTCCCACCCTCAAGACCCCCAACGTGATGCTGTTGGCACATCTGACACCCGCCACACAGAAAGATTCAGAACCCCTTTTTAAAAGTCTTCTGACATCTCCTTCTCCAGAGAATCTGGTGCTCACCAG gtttctccctctgcagtttgTGACTCTTTCTGTGCATGATGCTGAGAATATGTGCATCAAAGTAAAGCTGGTGAGTGGCCGAGCCTACTACCTACAGCTCTGTGCCCCTGCATGCAAACAAGACACCCTATTCCGTCAGTGGGTGGAACTCATCTCCCTCTTGAATGAGGAGAAAGCCAAAGCTTCCAAAGTGTCAGAAGTCTCCAGCCTCTCAGAAATCACAAACAGCACAGACATCACAGGGTCAATGGACATCATGGATATTGCAGCCTTCACAGCTGTACAGACCCCACACCTGTACACATGTTCAAACCCCATCAATGACATAGAAAGCATTGATTTCTCAGAATTCACGGACATCACGGATGTCACCGATGTCACGGATATTCCAGAAAATGAGGTCACCGAGGCCCCAGATATAAGAATTGTCACAGAAGTCACAGAAGTCACAGACATCTGCAATGTCACAGTGGACTCAGGGGTCACAGTGGTGTTTGAGAATGATGACATACTCAGGGCCAAGCGGGAGGAAAAG gaaaaaatggaaaatattctgAAGCCTGGCTGTCTACGAGATACAAAAATTAAGAATGAGTTTAGAGAATCCTCAAAACATGTCACCATCTCAAACCTAATGCTGACTTTCGAAGGTGAAAGATGTTTTCAGACTACCTTGACTCCAGAAGAAGGTGAGACAAATAAATCCAAAGAGATGAGTGATAGACCCTCTGAAATAAGGACAACAGACTCTAAAAGCACGGCTCTCAAGGCTGAAGAATCCAG
- the GARIN2 gene encoding Golgi-associated RAB2 interactor protein 2 isoform X2, with product MKKNNRKSTTRIDEQDDICVPDSKDPGELQNMLDEGEYAPFVSPPILESNFIQVNRRGESIYLHNRANWVTVGICSSSPTLKTPNVMLLAHLTPATQKDSEPLFKSLLTSPSPENLVLTRFLPLQFVTLSVHDAENMCIKVKLVSGRAYYLQLCAPACKQDTLFRQWVELISLLNEEKAKASKVSEVSSLSEITNSTDITGSMDIMDIAAFTAVQTPHLYTCSNPINDIESIDFSEFTDITDVTDVTDIPENEVTEAPDIRIVTEVTEVTDICNVTVDSGVTVVFENDDILRAKREEKEKMENILKPGCLRDTKIKNEFRESSKHVTISNLMLTFEGERCFQTTLTPEEGETNKSKEMSDRPSEIRTTDSKSTALKAEESRSRRTDSDTSDKYKLLN from the exons ATGAAGAAGAATAACAGGAAGTCTACTACGAGGATCGACGAGCAAGATGACATCTGTGTCCCAGACTCCAAGGATCCAGGAGAGCTTCAAAATATGTTGGATGAAGGAGAGTATGCCCCTTTTGTATCTCCTCCGATATTAGAGAGCAATTTTATCCAG GTCAACAGGAGAGGTGAATCCATTTACCTTCATAACCGAGCCAACTGGGTGACTGTAGGCATCTGCTCTTCCAGTCCCACCCTCAAGACCCCCAACGTGATGCTGTTGGCACATCTGACACCCGCCACACAGAAAGATTCAGAACCCCTTTTTAAAAGTCTTCTGACATCTCCTTCTCCAGAGAATCTGGTGCTCACCAG gtttctccctctgcagtttgTGACTCTTTCTGTGCATGATGCTGAGAATATGTGCATCAAAGTAAAGCTGGTGAGTGGCCGAGCCTACTACCTACAGCTCTGTGCCCCTGCATGCAAACAAGACACCCTATTCCGTCAGTGGGTGGAACTCATCTCCCTCTTGAATGAGGAGAAAGCCAAAGCTTCCAAAGTGTCAGAAGTCTCCAGCCTCTCAGAAATCACAAACAGCACAGACATCACAGGGTCAATGGACATCATGGATATTGCAGCCTTCACAGCTGTACAGACCCCACACCTGTACACATGTTCAAACCCCATCAATGACATAGAAAGCATTGATTTCTCAGAATTCACGGACATCACGGATGTCACCGATGTCACGGATATTCCAGAAAATGAGGTCACCGAGGCCCCAGATATAAGAATTGTCACAGAAGTCACAGAAGTCACAGACATCTGCAATGTCACAGTGGACTCAGGGGTCACAGTGGTGTTTGAGAATGATGACATACTCAGGGCCAAGCGGGAGGAAAAG gaaaaaatggaaaatattctgAAGCCTGGCTGTCTACGAGATACAAAAATTAAGAATGAGTTTAGAGAATCCTCAAAACATGTCACCATCTCAAACCTAATGCTGACTTTCGAAGGTGAAAGATGTTTTCAGACTACCTTGACTCCAGAAGAAGGTGAGACAAATAAATCCAAAGAGATGAGTGATAGACCCTCTGAAATAAGGACAACAGACTCTAAAAGCACGGCTCTCAAGGCTGAAGAATCCAG